The following coding sequences are from one uncultured Cohaesibacter sp. window:
- a CDS encoding carbohydrate ABC transporter permease — MIKRRSKTRRILTVDLPMVVILLFTLGPYIWMMLTSLTEEDKLFTQGPSLIGATFDNYIRLFSTVGFLDNMITSFIVAAGTVVVGLTLSVTAAYSFSRFNFFGKKYLLTQFLIINMFPIVLLILPLFVLMRVLGLLDSHLALIIANSTVAIPFSVWMMTSYINGIPKSLDEAAMTDGCTRLGALRRVVLPLCMPGIVATGIYIFITAWNEYLYALSLGGSNVRPITVAIQTLIGEYEVQWGLLTSGGIVGALPATVLFLIVQKRLISGMTQGAVKG; from the coding sequence ATGATCAAACGCAGAAGCAAAACACGCCGTATTCTGACCGTCGATCTGCCGATGGTTGTCATCCTCCTCTTCACTTTGGGGCCTTACATCTGGATGATGCTGACCTCATTGACCGAGGAAGACAAGCTGTTCACCCAAGGCCCGAGTCTGATTGGTGCGACATTCGATAACTATATTCGATTGTTCAGCACCGTCGGATTCCTGGACAATATGATTACGTCTTTCATCGTTGCTGCAGGTACTGTTGTTGTCGGATTGACGCTCAGCGTTACAGCTGCCTATTCATTTTCGCGCTTCAATTTTTTCGGCAAAAAATACCTGCTGACACAGTTTCTGATCATCAACATGTTTCCGATCGTTCTGCTCATCTTGCCTTTGTTCGTGTTGATGCGCGTGCTCGGCTTGCTGGATTCGCATTTGGCGCTGATCATTGCCAACTCGACGGTAGCTATTCCGTTTTCGGTCTGGATGATGACCAGCTATATTAATGGCATACCCAAATCCCTTGATGAAGCAGCCATGACAGACGGCTGCACGCGCCTTGGCGCTCTGCGCAGGGTTGTCTTGCCCCTTTGTATGCCTGGCATCGTTGCAACCGGCATTTATATCTTCATTACCGCGTGGAACGAGTATCTCTATGCGCTGTCTCTAGGCGGATCGAATGTACGCCCGATCACTGTGGCCATTCAGACACTTATCGGTGAATACGAGGTGCAATGGGGGCTATTGACCTCGGGCGGTATCGTTGGAGCCCTGCCAGCAACAGTCCTGTTCCTGATCGTTCAAAAGCGTTTGATCAGCGGCATGACCCAAGGTGCGGTGAAAGGGTAG
- a CDS encoding sugar ABC transporter permease — translation MTASEWPTSRAALAKRVLPYALLSPAVIVTLAIVFFPMLQAAWMSLHDYILWKPNAISFVGLMNFFAAFNDEVFWISLKHTVIWIGITVPSQLLLGIVTALLLNQDFPWRPLARALIIIPWALPSVVIGLMWVWIYDSNYGILNDFLLRMHIISESVPWLADPDTALYAIILTLTWQGFPFFAVMILAGLQSIPQSYYEAASIDGASKWRQFWHITLPGISGVLVTAVLLRTIWVANSIDVIYVMTGGGPGYSTYTLPLYAFVKARTNLDFGYGSSLAVLFTIMLLGIVVIYLRKLGKGADQ, via the coding sequence ATGACTGCATCTGAGTGGCCAACCAGCCGCGCGGCGCTCGCTAAACGCGTATTGCCTTATGCGCTATTATCGCCTGCCGTAATCGTGACTTTGGCAATCGTTTTTTTCCCCATGCTGCAAGCTGCCTGGATGAGCCTGCATGACTATATTCTATGGAAACCAAATGCGATCAGTTTTGTTGGATTAATGAATTTCTTTGCTGCATTTAACGATGAAGTTTTCTGGATTTCGCTCAAACACACAGTGATTTGGATAGGGATTACTGTGCCCAGTCAGTTGCTGCTGGGTATTGTTACTGCATTGTTGTTAAATCAGGATTTTCCATGGCGGCCACTGGCACGAGCCCTCATTATTATTCCTTGGGCGCTTCCATCTGTGGTTATCGGGCTGATGTGGGTTTGGATTTATGATTCAAACTACGGCATCCTCAATGATTTCCTGCTTCGCATGCATATCATCAGTGAATCTGTGCCATGGCTGGCCGATCCTGATACCGCGCTTTATGCAATCATACTCACGCTTACCTGGCAGGGATTTCCGTTCTTCGCCGTAATGATACTGGCAGGATTGCAGTCGATCCCGCAAAGCTATTATGAGGCGGCCTCCATAGATGGGGCGAGTAAATGGCGCCAGTTCTGGCACATCACTTTGCCCGGTATTTCCGGGGTTCTTGTTACCGCTGTTTTGCTCAGAACCATCTGGGTAGCCAACTCGATTGATGTCATCTACGTGATGACCGGCGGTGGTCCGGGCTATTCGACCTACACATTGCCACTCTACGCCTTTGTGAAAGCGCGTACCAATCTGGACTTCGGTTACGGCTCTTCACTCGCAGTTCTCTTCACAATCATGCTTCTGGGCATCGTTGTCATATATCTGCGCAAACTGGGCAAAGGAGCGGACCAATGA
- a CDS encoding sugar ABC transporter substrate-binding protein — translation MKKTLSVAALAAAMFVCGSAANAEDTVKFWYHFDNADNPMSDLVQKFEAKNPGIKIDAENIPWNSYYDNLYTSIIAGSAPDAAMVKMHAQPRLVEMGALEPLDDRIAAWDGASDIQENLFDLTKGPDGKQYYLPVQYVVLYLYYRADMFKELGLEPPKTCDDFRNAAIKLTRDTNNDGRKDVYGFGFRGGKGGHDHWGSLVLSREGVSFDKGGLTSDAGVAGTQFVVDLFQKDKVFPPSAPNDGFKEVTGAFKAGTTAMTIHHIGSANDMVAALGDKVSATTVPECGGGRWTSFGDESTAVFSSAKNKDAAWKWIAFLSSEGNNKEFNESTGQLPVTKSDSANWTLHPKRFVDATIASLPFAHMLPNRPETSDFVNTEWPVNMQRALTGEITAKKMNEKIDALFNK, via the coding sequence ATGAAAAAGACACTATCAGTCGCAGCGCTCGCTGCGGCCATGTTCGTTTGCGGCTCGGCTGCAAATGCTGAAGATACTGTAAAATTCTGGTATCACTTCGACAATGCAGACAATCCGATGTCTGATCTGGTTCAAAAGTTCGAAGCAAAAAATCCGGGCATCAAAATCGATGCCGAAAACATCCCTTGGAATAGTTATTACGACAACCTCTATACCTCCATCATCGCGGGCAGTGCTCCGGATGCTGCAATGGTAAAAATGCATGCTCAGCCACGTTTGGTGGAAATGGGGGCATTGGAACCACTGGATGACCGCATTGCTGCATGGGACGGCGCTTCCGATATTCAGGAAAATCTATTTGATTTGACTAAAGGCCCTGATGGCAAACAATATTACCTGCCAGTTCAATATGTTGTCCTTTATCTCTACTATCGCGCAGATATGTTCAAGGAATTGGGACTGGAACCGCCCAAAACCTGCGATGACTTCCGCAACGCTGCTATCAAACTGACCCGTGACACCAATAATGATGGTCGCAAAGATGTTTATGGTTTCGGTTTCCGTGGTGGCAAGGGCGGTCATGACCATTGGGGCAGCCTCGTTCTTTCTCGTGAAGGCGTAAGCTTTGACAAGGGTGGCCTGACCAGTGATGCCGGCGTGGCTGGCACTCAGTTTGTTGTCGATCTGTTCCAGAAAGACAAGGTCTTCCCGCCATCCGCACCAAACGATGGCTTCAAGGAAGTGACCGGCGCCTTCAAGGCTGGCACCACCGCCATGACCATTCACCATATCGGATCTGCCAATGACATGGTTGCCGCTCTCGGTGATAAAGTCTCGGCAACAACCGTGCCTGAATGTGGTGGCGGGCGCTGGACTTCTTTCGGTGATGAGTCAACAGCTGTGTTCTCATCGGCCAAAAACAAGGATGCTGCCTGGAAATGGATTGCCTTCCTTTCTTCCGAAGGCAACAACAAGGAGTTCAACGAGTCTACTGGCCAATTGCCAGTTACAAAATCGGACTCGGCAAACTGGACACTGCATCCAAAACGCTTTGTCGATGCAACCATCGCATCTTTGCCATTTGCTCATATGTTGCCAAACCGGCCAGAAACGTCTGATTTCGTTAATACGGAATGGCCAGTCAACATGCAACGTGCGCTGACAGGTGAAATCACGGCCAAGAAAATGAACGAGAAAATAGACGCTCTGTTCAACAAGTAA
- a CDS encoding GntR family transcriptional regulator translates to MANGNREKSESEAIATPKRAVKRSSTVYEDLQREIMLGVLPPLSTIVEMDIAERFACSQSTVREALIALSNDGLVERRSHRGSFVADARADDAHELIRIRRDIEARGMARVLRRFGALLKNELITTIELMKEAALQDDVYQVTLYDRAFHLNLFDAADLPSVRPVLRRCLIHNHRFKILNSGTYRDLYETAVRHEAILDALSEGDAKAATAAIAHHVTTIAEFGPDIIETKE, encoded by the coding sequence ATGGCGAACGGAAATCGCGAAAAATCCGAGAGTGAGGCAATTGCAACGCCCAAGCGCGCGGTGAAAAGAAGCTCCACGGTCTATGAGGATCTTCAGCGCGAAATCATGCTGGGAGTGTTGCCTCCCTTGTCCACTATTGTTGAGATGGATATTGCAGAGCGTTTCGCCTGTAGCCAAAGCACGGTGAGAGAGGCGTTGATCGCTTTAAGCAATGATGGGCTGGTGGAAAGACGGTCCCATCGAGGGTCCTTTGTGGCTGATGCGCGCGCCGATGATGCTCATGAATTGATTAGAATTCGACGCGATATTGAGGCTCGCGGCATGGCTCGCGTATTGCGCCGTTTTGGTGCACTGCTGAAGAATGAACTGATCACCACGATCGAATTGATGAAAGAGGCGGCTCTGCAGGATGATGTCTATCAGGTTACGCTTTATGACCGGGCATTTCATCTGAACCTGTTTGATGCTGCTGATCTGCCGAGTGTGAGACCGGTGCTGCGGCGTTGTCTTATCCATAACCACCGGTTCAAGATTCTGAATTCAGGCACATATCGAGATCTTTATGAAACAGCCGTCCGCCATGAGGCCATTCTGGATGCGCTTTCTGAAGGGGATGCCAAGGCGGCAACAGCAGCCATTGCACATCACGTTACCACGATCGCCGAATTCGGGCCGGACATAATAGAAACGAAGGAGTGA
- the ugpC gene encoding sn-glycerol-3-phosphate ABC transporter ATP-binding protein UgpC — protein sequence MASIKLERLVKNYGMFRAIKGIDLSIEDGAFVTFVGPSGCGKSTLLRMIAGLEEITDGILKIDDQEVNDLEPRDRDIAMVFQDYALYPHMSVAENIGFGLKMRGMETSEIENRVKDAADILQISALLSRKPGQLSGGQRQRVAMGRAIVRRPKVYLFDEPLSNLDAKLRVDMRTQIKRLHQLLKTTTIYVTHDQVEAMTLADHIVILKDGVIMQQGRPVSVYNRPMSRFVGEFIGSPKMNILSATVSRNNDALVLFDDGLSLGISDCNMNEGQRVDVGFRPEHLVPCSEQEAQITARVDVLEPLGSDTHAICLVGKQELTARLDPSLDLNPGDILYLRTEPEKIHFFDPESGLRIELEATRQIAA from the coding sequence ATGGCAAGTATAAAGCTAGAACGTCTCGTGAAGAATTACGGGATGTTTCGCGCAATAAAGGGTATAGACCTTTCCATTGAGGACGGCGCATTCGTGACATTTGTCGGGCCATCGGGCTGTGGCAAATCAACTCTTTTACGCATGATTGCAGGACTTGAAGAGATCACGGATGGCATCCTCAAGATCGACGATCAGGAAGTAAATGATCTGGAACCCCGTGACCGTGATATCGCGATGGTATTTCAGGATTATGCTCTCTATCCTCACATGTCGGTTGCCGAAAATATCGGCTTCGGTCTCAAAATGCGGGGCATGGAAACCAGCGAAATTGAAAATCGGGTAAAAGACGCAGCTGACATTTTACAGATTTCAGCCCTTCTTTCGCGCAAGCCCGGCCAGCTTTCAGGTGGCCAAAGACAACGTGTTGCCATGGGCCGAGCGATTGTTCGACGCCCGAAGGTCTATCTATTTGACGAACCGCTTTCCAACCTTGACGCCAAGTTGCGCGTTGACATGCGCACGCAAATCAAACGACTGCATCAACTCCTAAAAACCACGACTATTTATGTTACCCACGATCAGGTCGAAGCCATGACCTTGGCGGATCATATCGTCATTCTCAAGGATGGTGTCATCATGCAGCAGGGTCGCCCTGTGAGCGTCTACAATCGCCCGATGAGCCGATTTGTCGGCGAATTTATCGGCTCGCCAAAAATGAACATTCTTTCTGCAACGGTTTCTCGCAACAATGACGCACTGGTCTTGTTTGATGATGGTTTGAGTTTGGGTATTTCTGATTGCAATATGAACGAAGGCCAAAGGGTTGATGTTGGCTTCCGCCCAGAACATCTTGTTCCATGCTCCGAGCAGGAAGCGCAGATAACGGCTCGTGTTGATGTTCTGGAACCTCTGGGTTCTGACACGCACGCCATTTGTCTGGTAGGCAAGCAGGAACTTACCGCTCGCCTCGACCCAAGCCTTGACCTAAATCCCGGCGATATCCTTTATCTTCGTACGGAGCCGGAGAAGATACATTTCTTTGATCCGGAAAGCGGACTTCGTATTGAACTGGAAGCGACCCGGCAAATCGCCGCATAA
- a CDS encoding arsenate reductase family protein gives MTIVIHHNPECGTSRNVLEIIRLAGEEPIVINYLQEGWTKPQLQALFAAADLTPRQALRTSKSPAEELGLLDAAVTDEQILEEMLKHPVLVNRPIVCSPKGVKLCRPSEAVFALLDVASGTEFVKEDGEKVVAP, from the coding sequence ATGACGATTGTAATTCACCATAACCCTGAATGTGGTACATCCCGCAATGTGCTAGAGATCATCCGTCTTGCTGGCGAAGAGCCCATTGTGATCAATTATCTGCAAGAGGGCTGGACAAAGCCACAGCTTCAGGCCCTGTTCGCTGCCGCAGACTTAACGCCGAGACAGGCTCTCAGAACGTCAAAATCTCCAGCAGAAGAACTCGGTTTGCTTGATGCTGCGGTTACTGACGAGCAGATCCTTGAAGAGATGTTGAAGCATCCGGTTTTGGTCAATCGTCCTATCGTGTGTTCTCCAAAGGGGGTGAAACTTTGCCGACCTTCCGAGGCTGTGTTTGCGTTGCTCGATGTGGCTTCCGGGACTGAATTCGTTAAAGAAGATGGCGAAAAGGTCGTCGCTCCCTGA
- a CDS encoding MIP/aquaporin family protein codes for MTYSVQQKLAAEFVGTAFLLAVVVGSGIMAENLAGGNVAIALLGNTIPTGAILVVLITMLGPVSGAHFNPAVTLVFSIKKTLDGRLAAGYVLAQIAGGLIGVWTAHVMFALPVVQVSSKLRTGPDQWFSEAVASFGLVFVILMTLKAKEAVVPMAVGLYITAAYWFTASTSFANPAVTIARALSNTFAGISPANVLAFIAAQILGALAASYYCHWQLKGNN; via the coding sequence TTGACCTATTCAGTTCAACAAAAACTGGCCGCCGAGTTTGTCGGCACAGCTTTTCTGCTGGCTGTCGTTGTGGGGTCCGGCATCATGGCAGAAAACCTTGCCGGAGGAAATGTTGCCATAGCCTTGTTGGGCAACACGATTCCGACCGGGGCCATTCTGGTGGTTCTTATTACGATGCTGGGACCGGTTTCCGGCGCACATTTCAATCCAGCCGTGACACTCGTCTTTTCTATCAAAAAGACACTTGATGGACGACTTGCTGCGGGCTATGTGCTTGCGCAAATTGCAGGTGGGCTCATTGGCGTTTGGACAGCACATGTCATGTTTGCTTTGCCTGTGGTTCAGGTTTCTTCGAAACTAAGGACCGGTCCAGACCAATGGTTTTCTGAAGCTGTTGCCAGTTTTGGTCTTGTGTTTGTTATCCTGATGACATTGAAGGCGAAAGAAGCTGTTGTTCCAATGGCCGTAGGGCTTTATATCACTGCTGCTTATTGGTTCACGGCATCAACCTCCTTCGCCAATCCTGCCGTGACGATCGCTCGAGCTTTGTCGAATACTTTTGCTGGTATTTCTCCTGCCAACGTCCTGGCATTCATCGCAGCTCAAATTCTGGGAGCCCTTGCAGCCTCTTATTATTGCCATTGGCAATTGAAAGGTAATAATTGA
- a CDS encoding TIGR03808 family TAT-translocated repetitive protein, with protein MDQSRRTLLVGVAGVGLLGTKDSDAKPVSKQTFKTCLNAAEEGLVPGDPNIQTKTLQAAIDKAANAGLPLFLPKGDYLVGRINLPEGLTLFSYPDQAQIFLIGQESGFFASNLNSLTLSGLFISGKKAALSEERGLINGTDLKNIRIENCQLSDSNANGLHLERSGGQIFENVIEQIEATGIFSNDSHGLDIHANIVRRCNNNGIQVWRSEKGHDGSLIRSNRIELIAAKNGGTGQNGNGINLFRSGDVIVSGNMVSDCAFSAIRANSTSNVQIQNNACTKLGETAIYAEFAFDGAIISGNLIDSAVVGISATNFNEGGRLCVIQGNLVRNILKEIENRSLAIGIYAEADSTITGNTIESVRSFGILIGHGQYLRDLVVSGNLVRDADVGIGYSAQIEGCKFIISNNLLSGITGTAIQPLILSADGYSKVDTQLKEGQQIVINNVIS; from the coding sequence ATGGACCAAAGCAGGCGAACTCTTCTTGTGGGCGTTGCTGGAGTTGGCTTGTTAGGCACAAAAGACTCTGACGCCAAACCTGTTTCAAAGCAAACTTTCAAAACATGCTTGAATGCGGCAGAGGAGGGGCTCGTTCCCGGTGATCCCAACATCCAGACGAAGACCTTACAGGCTGCAATTGACAAGGCTGCAAACGCCGGCCTGCCGCTCTTTCTGCCAAAGGGTGACTATCTTGTAGGAAGGATAAACCTGCCCGAGGGGCTTACGCTTTTCAGTTACCCTGATCAGGCTCAAATTTTCCTCATTGGTCAAGAGTCTGGCTTTTTCGCTTCAAATCTTAATTCTCTCACTTTGTCTGGCCTCTTCATTTCTGGAAAAAAAGCGGCTTTGTCAGAAGAACGCGGCCTAATTAATGGCACAGACTTGAAGAATATCCGGATTGAAAACTGCCAATTATCCGACAGCAATGCCAATGGGCTTCATCTAGAAAGAAGCGGCGGGCAGATCTTCGAAAATGTCATCGAGCAAATTGAAGCAACGGGCATCTTCAGTAACGATTCGCACGGGTTGGATATTCACGCCAATATTGTGCGTCGATGCAATAACAATGGCATTCAGGTTTGGCGATCTGAAAAGGGGCATGACGGAAGCCTCATAAGAAGCAACCGAATAGAACTCATCGCGGCTAAAAATGGAGGAACCGGGCAGAATGGAAACGGGATCAACCTGTTCCGTTCGGGGGATGTCATTGTTAGCGGAAATATGGTTTCCGATTGTGCTTTTTCTGCAATACGAGCAAACAGCACATCAAATGTACAGATCCAGAATAATGCCTGCACCAAGCTGGGCGAAACAGCCATCTATGCCGAATTCGCTTTCGATGGAGCCATCATTTCCGGCAATCTGATCGACAGTGCTGTGGTTGGCATATCTGCGACAAACTTCAATGAGGGAGGTCGTTTGTGCGTGATACAAGGCAATTTGGTTCGCAATATCCTTAAGGAGATTGAAAACCGATCCTTGGCAATCGGCATCTATGCTGAAGCTGATAGCACAATAACCGGCAACACCATCGAATCTGTGCGCTCTTTCGGCATCCTGATCGGCCACGGACAATATCTTCGGGACCTTGTTGTTTCGGGAAATCTCGTGCGAGATGCTGATGTCGGAATAGGCTATTCCGCTCAAATCGAAGGGTGCAAGTTCATCATTTCAAACAACTTGCTTTCGGGAATAACAGGCACGGCCATTCAACCTTTGATCCTGTCAGCAGATGGCTATTCCAAGGTGGATACGCAATTGAAAGAAGGTCAGCAAATCGTCATCAACAATGTGATAAGTTGA
- a CDS encoding GumC family protein, with the protein MDEIGSSASDAVELGDLFRAIYRAKWLLMLFLLVALGGAYAYLQVTLPRYEATALILIEKHRDAFTRPQVEGSNGYQTSNMSELDVRSQLQVLLSKDISEDVAKELKLEDVPEYNPSLRAESELDKLKKKLRLSSETSLPLNEQILEKLEKSRHFAAVANTRVLSVGFESTNPELAAKLANGYAQAYMRRQTERQNDQLSGTDAWLGQQTEELRKQAEAAENELQKFRQESGIVLSRNSETLTVQQISELSTQLTMARTEYAEVKARAELAQRMLKGGGTLSKADQTDGKYLQDLNQQKILLKQRISQLQTTYQSSHPSLLQAKAELKGIEAELVAANKRLVMQLEAEAEIAKKRVASLEKDLSKVKALSDDKSAAQAKLSILEREAESKRDLYENYVSRRSESNIRRTTGPSTIDAEIIQEARPSHSAVFPNKSLVLIVVAIASLFFGIAIVLSKELISPASRKVKPEKPVKDNVAKLVTADGAEVSEGGKD; encoded by the coding sequence ATGGATGAAATTGGTTCCTCAGCTTCTGATGCCGTTGAATTAGGTGATTTGTTCAGAGCAATTTACAGAGCTAAATGGCTTCTTATGCTGTTTTTGCTCGTTGCGCTCGGCGGTGCCTATGCCTATCTGCAAGTGACACTACCACGGTATGAAGCAACTGCTTTGATATTGATCGAAAAGCATCGAGATGCTTTTACCAGGCCTCAGGTGGAGGGGAGCAACGGATACCAAACTTCTAACATGAGTGAGCTGGACGTGCGCTCGCAGTTGCAGGTCTTGCTTTCGAAAGACATTTCCGAGGATGTCGCAAAAGAGCTGAAGTTGGAAGATGTGCCCGAGTATAACCCCAGCCTTAGGGCTGAATCGGAATTGGACAAGCTTAAAAAGAAACTCAGGCTGAGTTCTGAGACGTCCTTGCCCCTTAATGAGCAGATATTGGAAAAGCTGGAAAAAAGCCGTCACTTTGCTGCGGTAGCCAATACACGTGTGCTCTCTGTCGGTTTTGAATCAACAAATCCCGAGTTGGCTGCGAAATTGGCCAATGGTTACGCCCAAGCCTACATGCGCCGACAAACCGAGCGTCAGAATGATCAATTAAGTGGAACGGATGCATGGCTAGGCCAACAAACCGAAGAGCTCAGAAAACAGGCCGAGGCTGCGGAAAACGAGTTGCAGAAGTTCCGCCAAGAGTCCGGAATCGTTCTCTCCCGTAACAGTGAAACGCTTACAGTCCAGCAGATTTCCGAGTTGAGCACACAGTTGACGATGGCTCGCACGGAATATGCAGAGGTAAAGGCGCGAGCCGAACTGGCGCAGCGCATGCTTAAAGGTGGCGGCACCTTATCCAAAGCAGACCAGACAGATGGAAAATATCTGCAGGATCTCAATCAACAAAAGATCTTGCTAAAACAACGCATTTCGCAATTGCAGACAACCTATCAATCGAGCCATCCGTCTTTGCTTCAGGCAAAAGCCGAGCTGAAAGGCATTGAGGCAGAGTTGGTTGCCGCGAACAAACGGCTGGTTATGCAATTGGAGGCTGAAGCCGAGATTGCCAAAAAACGCGTCGCCTCTCTGGAAAAAGATCTATCGAAGGTGAAGGCGCTATCTGACGATAAAAGTGCGGCTCAGGCAAAATTGAGCATTTTGGAGCGAGAGGCTGAATCCAAGCGCGATCTTTATGAAAACTACGTCTCGCGCAGGAGTGAATCCAACATCAGAAGAACAACAGGCCCATCCACTATTGATGCAGAAATCATTCAGGAGGCGCGCCCCAGTCACAGTGCAGTCTTCCCGAACAAGTCTCTGGTGTTAATCGTGGTTGCCATAGCCAGTCTGTTCTTCGGAATTGCGATTGTTTTGTCGAAAGAACTGATCTCACCAGCAAGCCGCAAGGTCAAACCGGAAAAACCGGTTAAAGACAATGTCGCTAAACTGGTTACGGCAGATGGCGCCGAGGTTAGCGAAGGCGGTAAAGACTGA
- a CDS encoding glycosyltransferase family 4 protein yields the protein MFLINAWFFPRLNVSNTFGLYWFNRHRVLKMKILQIFRAPAGGLFRHVCDLTKSLTNDGHDVGILCDAHTGSARAENELENLAGCCSLGIHRCLMEKMPGIRDFVAIREAKNLAMTLQVDVIHGHGAKGGAYARLAGRKLKKNNANCSVIYTPHGGSLHYNPASLKGFLFLRTESYLRRMTDGMIFESAFSRDRYLQVVGEIGCASSVVHNGVSKNEFLPINTEAGASDFLFIGELRDLKGIQFFIKAIEIINSEGGEQRVKAAIVGKGPDEAKYRTMVEEAGLDDQVSFLGEMPAREAFAKGRCLVIPSLNESLPYIVLEGAAAGMPVIVTDVGGIPEIVGDLKHIMIPPASAELLAEKMNAFIASEKEFRHRSKLLQRRIMDYFSQETMANGIYHLYENSLR from the coding sequence TTGTTTCTGATAAATGCATGGTTTTTTCCGCGTCTAAATGTCTCAAATACTTTTGGATTGTATTGGTTTAATCGGCACCGGGTTCTTAAAATGAAGATATTACAAATATTTAGAGCTCCTGCAGGCGGCCTTTTTCGTCATGTTTGTGACCTAACAAAATCGCTCACCAACGATGGGCATGACGTTGGAATCTTGTGTGATGCCCACACAGGGTCTGCTCGTGCCGAAAATGAACTGGAAAATTTGGCCGGTTGTTGCAGTCTTGGCATCCATCGTTGCCTGATGGAGAAAATGCCGGGCATACGGGATTTTGTCGCGATTCGAGAGGCTAAGAATTTGGCAATGACCCTACAAGTGGATGTCATCCATGGGCATGGAGCAAAAGGCGGGGCATATGCCCGTCTGGCCGGGAGAAAACTGAAGAAAAACAATGCAAATTGCTCTGTTATCTATACCCCTCACGGTGGCAGCTTGCATTACAATCCTGCGAGCCTGAAGGGGTTCTTGTTTCTGCGGACAGAGAGCTATTTGCGCCGAATGACCGATGGCATGATTTTTGAGAGCGCATTCAGCAGAGACAGGTATCTGCAGGTTGTGGGAGAAATCGGTTGTGCCTCGTCGGTCGTTCACAATGGTGTGTCAAAGAATGAATTTCTGCCGATTAACACGGAGGCGGGCGCGAGTGATTTTCTGTTTATCGGAGAGCTGAGAGATCTGAAGGGTATTCAATTTTTCATCAAGGCAATAGAGATCATCAATTCAGAAGGTGGGGAGCAACGAGTTAAGGCTGCGATCGTCGGCAAGGGGCCGGACGAGGCAAAATACCGCACCATGGTAGAGGAAGCCGGTCTTGATGATCAGGTATCTTTTCTGGGTGAAATGCCAGCTAGAGAAGCCTTTGCAAAAGGGCGCTGTCTCGTCATCCCGTCACTCAATGAATCTTTGCCCTATATCGTATTGGAGGGCGCCGCGGCAGGAATGCCCGTCATTGTTACTGACGTTGGTGGGATTCCCGAAATCGTGGGGGATTTGAAACACATCATGATCCCGCCAGCATCAGCTGAACTTCTGGCAGAAAAGATGAATGCTTTCATTGCTAGCGAGAAGGAATTCCGCCACCGTAGCAAACTATTGCAACGCCGTATTATGGATTATTTCAGTCAGGAAACAATGGCAAATGGTATTTACCATCTTTACGAAAACAGTTTGAGGTAA